Proteins encoded by one window of Rhea pennata isolate bPtePen1 chromosome 11, bPtePen1.pri, whole genome shotgun sequence:
- the VGLL1 gene encoding transcription cofactor vestigial-like protein 1: MEETRELSPKPCKSKEPVKTEWGSQSVVFTYFQGDINSMVDEHFSRALSNAKNPQDLSMKHKSEAVVLKHDSVSPHQWNFSSHCSKPYPSSSTTSMSNSGLNFSAAGMAGQYQSSALRSHPAQPVDLWPFPSIGSPSLSSSVYHHALPDLHMADEPISDRKYGSLLGLLQQERCLTSMQECTMKQHSSSACITGPARLQNISQSLTPGGERKASSYQGSENPSASHATAGIQTHDRRRDLYF, translated from the exons atggaagaaacaagAGAGCTCTCTCCAAAGCCATGTAAAAGCAAAGAACCTGTGAAAACGGAATGGGGGTCTCAGAGTGTTGTGTTTACGTATTTCCAAGGGGATATTAACAGCATGGTAGATGAACATTTTTCTAGAGCTCTAAGCAATGCCAAAAACCCGCAAGACCTGAGCATGAAGCACAAGAGCGAGGCTGTTGTCCTGAAGCACG ataGCGTGTCTCCCCATCAGTGGAATTTCTCTTCACATTGCTCCAAACCATATCCGTCATCATCCACTACGAGCATGTCAAATTCCGGTCtgaatttttctgctgctggtATGGCAGGCCAGTACCAGTCTTCAGCTCTGCGGAGTCATCCAGCTCAACCTGTGGATTTATGGCCCTTCCCTTCCATTGGTTCTCCCAGTCTTTCCAGCTCGGTATATCATCATGCCTTGCCTGACCTGCACATGGCAGATGAACCGATCTCTGACAGGAAATATGGTTCTCTTCTTGGTCTTCTGCAACAGGAAAGATGCCTAACATCCATGCAGGAATGTACCATGAAGCAACACTCTAGTTCTGCTTGCATTACTGGACCTGCTAGGTTACAAAATATAAGTCAAAGTTTAACTCCAGGGGGAG agaggAAAGCAAGCTCTTACCAAGGCTCAGAAAATCCCAGTGCAAGCCATGCCACCGCAG GAATACAGACTCATGACAGAAGACGAGATTTGTACTTTTAG